DNA from Sulfitobacter albidus:
CGCCACACTGCGCAACGTCGGTGCGGCGGCGGACGTGACGGCGGCCCTTGGCGGCTGAGCCTACGCGCCGTGCGCTGATCCTCGGTGCGCTGGCGCTGGGGGGATGCGCGCGGGTGGAGCGGGTGCGCCAGCCGCTGCGCTTTACCGTGGTCAACGACCGGCTGCTGCTGGACGGTGTGATTACCCGGCGCAGCGCGCGCGGGTTCGAGGGCGTTCTGGCGCAGAACCCGCAGATTGCGACGCTGGTGTTCCAGCGTGTCGAGGGTGGGCGGCATCTGGAGGATGTGCTGCGGCTGGGGACATTGATACGGTCGTCGGGCCTGACAACAGCGCTGCGCAGTGACAGCGTCGTCCGGGGTGGTGGCGTCGATCTGTTCGTCGCGGGCGTTGCACGGCGCATGGTGGCGGGCGCGGTGATTGACCCCTCCAGCCGCGCGGATCCGGCGCGGCGGGCGTATCTGCGCGCGATGCTGGGCAGCGATGATTTCTACCGCTTCACCTTGCGGAACCCGGCCGCTGGCGGGATACAGGGGATGAGCATCGAGGACATCACGCGCTTGGGTTTGCTGACCGAGCCCGTGCAAGAGCTGAACTGAGAGGGAAGAGACATGTTTGATCTGACAGGGAAATGCGCGCTGGTCACCGGCGCGTCGGGGGGTATTGGCGCAGACATCGCGCGCGCGCTGCACGCGCAGGGCGCACGCGTGGGCCTGTCGGGCACGCGCACCGATCCGCTGGAGGCGCTGGCCGGTGAGTTGGGGGAGCGCGCGCATGTGCTGCCGTGCAACCTGAGTGATATGGAGGCTGTGGCGGCCCTTCCGAAACAGGCGGCGGAGGCGATGGGAGCCGTGGACATTCTGGTCAACAACGCCGGGATCACGCGGGACAATCTTTTCATGCGCATGTCGGATGATGAATGGCAGTCGGTGATCGACGTGAACCTCACGGCGACGCGGGTGCTGTGCAAGGGTGTGATGCGCGGCATGATGAAGGCGCGCTGGGGCCGGATCGTCAACGTAAGCTCCATCGTGGGGGCCACCGGCAATCCGGGGCAGGCGAATTACGCGGCCTCAAAGGCGGGAATGATCGCCATGGGCAAGAGCCTTGCCTATGAGGTCGCGAGCCGCGGGATCACCGTGAACGCGGTCGCGCCCGGCTTTATCGAGACGGCGATGACCGACAAGCTGACCGACGATCAAAAGGCCGGCATCATGGGCCAGATCCCGGCGGGCCGCATGGGCACCCCGAACGAGATCGCCAGCGCCGTTGTCTATCTGGCAAGCCCGGAGGCCGCCTATGTCACCGGGGCGACCTTGCATGTGAACGGCGGTATGGCCATGTTGTAGGCGGGTCAGCGAAACCGTTTGCACCGTGCGCGCGCTGTGCTAAAGGGGGCGCAGATTCAACCCAAGGGGCCTGTTCACAGGCGCCAAAGCCCTTTATATAAAGGGCGAAACGAGCCGCCCTTTTGGGGCAGACGCCATCCGGTCCCGAATCTGGCACCGCTGGCATCCCAAAGGGGCCAAGGCCCAACGAGTGAGGAAGATAGTATGAGCGACGTCGCAGAACGCGTGAAGAAGATCGTGGTCGAGCACCTCGGCGTGGAAGAAGACAAAGTGGTCGAGAACGCCTCTTTCATCGACGATCTGGGCGCAGACAGCCTCGACACCGTCGAGCTGGTCATGGCGTTCGAAGAAGAGTTCGGGATCGAAATCCCTGACGACGCGGCCGAAAATATCCAGACATTCGGCGACGCGGTCAAGTTCATCAAGGAAGCTTCCTGATCTGACCTCCCCTTTGCCGGGGTTTCGGCAATAAAGTTCTCAAACGGCGCTGGTCCTTCGCGGATCGGCGCCGTTTTTTGTATGGGGCGCGGATCAGGGGTTGATTGCTGCGCCGCAGCGCGGCAATTCTGGGCGCTCGACCTCCCAAGAGTGAAAGCCATTCACCCCCATGTCGCGCAGTATTCCAACCATCAACACCCAACGCCTGAGCCTGCGGGCCATGCGCGCCGAAGATTTCCAGCGCTTTGCCGAGATCTGGGCGAAACCTTCGGTTGTCGTGCATATCAGCGGTAAACCCTGGCCCAAGTCGCGCAGTTGGGATGCGTTTTTGCGCAACGCGGGCCATTGGCAGATCGTGGGATTCGGGCAATGGGCAGTGCAGGTACACCGTCAATCCCAGATGGCCGGACAAACCGGTTTCTTTTTTGGATCCAGAGGGTTGGGTGAGGATTTTGACCCTTTTCCCGAGGCGGGTTGGGTGCTGGATCCGGGCGCACAGGGGCAGGGTCTGGGGCTTGAGGCGGCGCGCGCGGCGCATGATTGGTTTGACAGGGTCGTGGCCGGGCGGACGGTGTGCATGATCACGCCGGACAACGAAAGCTCCCTGCGGATCGCCACCACGCTGGGATATGTCCCGCTGCGCGAGACCGAAGTGGACGGCGACCCTGTGCAGTTGATGACGCGCAAAGGGCCGCCCGTCTAGCGGGGCGCGGCGGCGGGATCGTTGCCGAGACTTGAACAATCCCGCACCAGCGCGGTATAGCCGGGACGATGGGATTTCCTACAAGGGCAAAGCTATGCGCAGAGTGGTCGTAACGGGATTGGGTTTGGTGACGCCGCTGGCGGATGGTGTCGAGGAAAGCTGGAAACGCATCCTTGACGGACAATCGGGCGCCGGACCGATCACGCAGTTCGATGCCAGCCGTGTTGTGACGCAATACGCCTGCGAAGTGCCGCGCGGCGATGGCTCTGACGGCACGTTCAACCCGGATGCCTACATGGCGCCAAAGGATCAGCGCAAGGTCGACACGTTCATCCTGTTCGGCATGGCGGCGGCACAGCAGGCGGTCGAGGATGCCGGATGGATGCCGGAGGATCGCGAAAGTCTTGAGCGCACCGGGGTGCTGATCGGATCCGGCATCGGGGGGCTGAACTCGATCGCGAACACGGCCGTGATGATGGCGGAGAAGGGGCCCAAGCGGGTTTCGCCCTTCTTTGTTCCGGGGGCGCTGATCAACCTGATCTCGGGTCAGGTGAGCATCAAATACGGGTTCCGGGGGCCGAACCATTCAGTTGTGACGGCCTGCTCCACCGGCGCGCACGCCATCGGTGATGCGAGCCGCCTCATTCAGCACGGCGATGCGGATGTGATGATCGCCGGCGGCGCGGAGGCCGCGATTTGTGAAATCGGGATTGCCGGGTTCAACGCCTGCAAGGCGCTGAGCACCAAGCGCGGGGATGAGCCGCAAAAGGCGTCCCGCCCCTATGACGCGGACCGCGACGGATTCGTGATGGGCGAGGGTGCGGGCATTGTGGTGCTGGAGGAATACGAGCACGCAAAGGCGCGCGGCGCGAAGATTTACGCCGAGGTGATCGGCTACGGTCTGTCGGGCGATGCCTATCACATCACGGCACCGTCGGAGGACGGCGAGGGCGGCGAGCGCTCGATGCGCGCGGCGCTGCGCAATGCCGGGCTGGAGCCTGCGGATATCGACTATATCAACGCGCATGGCACCTCGACCATGGCCGACACGATCGAGCTGGGCGCCGTGGAGCGCATGATGGGCGACGCGGCGGGCAAGGTGACGATGTCGTCGACGAAATCGGCAACCGGGCATCTGCTGGGCGCGGCCGGTGCGATCGAGGGGATCTTTTCCATCCTCGCGATCCGCGATCAAATCGCGCCACCGACGATCAATCTGGACAACCCGGCGGTTGAGACAAAGGTGGACCTTGCCCCCAACAAGGCGGTCAAGCGCGAGATCAAGGTGGCGCTGAGCAACAGCTTTGGCTTTGGCGGAACTAACGCGAGCGTTCTGTTCGGAAAGGTCGACTGAGATGTGGCGCCACGTTGCGGCTAATGCACTGACCTTCCTGATGGTCGGGCTGTTCCTGCTGGGCGGTCTGATCCTGTGGGGGCGCGCGCAATATGACGCCCCCGGACCGCTGAGCGAGGCGGTCTGCGTGCAGGTCGATCGCGGCAGCTCGATGCGGCGGGTCAGCAATGACCTGGCCGAACAGGGGGCCGTGACCTCTGCCGCGATTTTCCGCATCGGCGCAGATTACGAGGAAAAGACCGGGCAGCTGAAGGCCGGGAGTTTTCTGGTGGAGCCTGAGGCGTCGATGCAGGAAATCGTCGATACGATCACGCGCGGCGGGGCGTCCACTTGCGGGACCGAGGTGGTCTACCGCATCGGGGTGAACCGGGTGAGCGTTCAGGTGCGTGAGCTGGATCCCGCGACCAACCGCTTTGCCGAGCTTGCGTCGTTCGAGCCGGGGGTGGATGAAACCCCGCCGGAATACAGCGAGACAATTGCCGAAGCCGACACCCGGTTGCGCATCGCCATGGCCGAAGGGGTGACCAGCTGGCAGGTGGCCAATGCGCTGAACACGCTGGATATTCTGGAGGGTGAAATTTCAGAGACACCGCCCGAAGGATCGCTGGCGCCCGACAGCTATGAAGTGCGGCGCGGGGATGATCGGGCGGCGCTGATTGCGCGGATGACGGCGGCGCAGGAGGCGAATATCGCCGCCGCCTGGGAGGCACGGGACGCGGATCTGCCCATCGACAGCCCCGAAGAGCTGTTGACGCTGGCGTCGATCATCGAAAAGGAGACCGCGGTGGCCGACGAGCGCCCGCAGGTGGCGAGCGTTTTTGTGAACCGTCTGAACCAGGGGATGCGATTGCAGACCGACCCGACGGTGATCTACGGCATCACGCGGGGTGAGGGTATCCTAGGGCGCGGTCTGCGCCGCAGCGAGCTGCGCGCCGAGACGCCTTACAACACGTATGTGATCCCGGCGCTGCCACCCACGCCGATCGCGAACCCCGGACGCGCCAGCCTGATGGCGGCAGCACAGCCGGACGAGAGCCCGTATATCTTTTTCGTGGCCGATGGCACCGGCGGGCATGCCTTTGCCGAGACGCTGGATGAGCATAACCGCAACGTGGCGCGCTGGCGCGAGATCGAGGCCGAGCGTGCGGCGGCGGGCGAGGCGGCAAGCGAATAGGCAGCGAACGGTGGTGTAGCGCGGGATTAATCCCGCGCCGCTAAACCTGTACAGGCTAGGAGATCAGGGACAAAGGCCCCGCCACCGGCGCGGGCCTTTTTCCTTTGTCTTTCGGTTGGAGACATCCAACTGAGAGGACCGAAACGGATGACTTATATCACCCCGGCCCACCCCCCGAGGAGCTGGCGGAGGCAGAGGCGCTTTATGCGTCGCTGCGCCGTCGTCTGACGGGTTTGCGAGGAGAACTTGAAGATCTGCACGAACAGATCTCAGCCGGGGAGGAAACGAGTGCAACGGCTGCGGCGAAGGTATTGACCCAGATCGGGGAGACCATCGGCCGCTGCCAGAAAGCGGAGTTGATTGTACATGACTGCCGAAGCAAGCAAGCGGGCATTGCCCGAGGAGATCACGCCTTTGACCTTGACCGGGCGCGGGCTGACATCGGGTGCAAACTGGATCGGCTCCGCTGCTCCATCGGTTCAGGAGAGTTTCCTGAATGAGCTGGATGAGGGAGAGCTTCGCGCTCTCCCTTTTTTATTCGACTTCTGGGCGATGCCGCATCAGCTGCCGCCCGAGGGCGATTGGCGCGCCTGGGTGATCATGGGTGGCCGCGGGGCTGGCAAGACGCGGGCGGGGGCCGAATGGGTGCGGTCGGTCGTCGAAGGATCGCGGCCGCTCGATCCGGGGCGGTGCCGCCGCGTGGCGCTGGTGGGCGAGACGATCGAGCAGGTGCGCGAGGTGATGATTTTTGGCGATAGCGGGATCCTTGCGTGCTCGCCCCCCGACCGGCGGCCCGATTGGGAGGCCTCGCGCAAGCGTCTGGTCTGGCCCAACGGGGCGGTGGCGACGATCCACACAGCGCATGATCCCGAAGGGCTGCGCGGGCCGCAATTCGATGCGGCATGGGTCGACGAGCTGGCCAAGTGGAAGCGCGGACAGGAGACTTGGGACATGCTGCAGTTCGCGCTGCGGCTGGGGGACGCGCCGCAGGTCTGTGTGACGACGACACCGCGCAATGTGGGGGTGCTCAAGGCGCTGCTCGCCGCGCCCTCGACCGTGCTGACACAGGCGCCGACGGAGGCGAACCGGGCCAATCTGGCGGCCTCGTTTCTCGAAGAGGTGCGCGCGCGCTACCGCGGCACGCGGCTGGGCCGGCAGGAGCTGGACGGGGTGTTGCTGGCCGATGCCGAAGGGGCGCTGTGGCCCTCGGCGCTGATCGAGAAATGCGGCACGGCGCGCCCGGGCGATCTGGACCGGATCGTGGTGGCGGTCGATCCGGCGGTAAGCAGCGGGGCGGCATCGGATGCCTGCGGGATCGTGGTGGCGGGCGTGCGCATGCAGGGCCCGCCGCAGGACTGGCGCGCGGTGGTGCTAGCCGACCGCACGGTGCAGGGCCTGGGCCCCACCGGATGGGCGCGCGCGGCAATCGACGCGATGACGGAGTTTGGCGCCGACCGGCTGGTGGCGGAGGTGAACCAGGGCGGTCAGCTGGTGCAGGAGGTGATCCGGCAGGTCGATCCGATGGTGCCCTACAAGGGAGTGCATGCATCGCGCGGGAAGGTCGCGCGGGCGGAGCCTGTGGCGGCCCTTTATGAGCAGGGGCGTGTGGGGCATCTGGAAGGGCTGGAGGCGCTGGAGGATCAGATGACCAAGATGACCGCGCGGGGATATGAGGGAACGGGATCACCTGACCGGGTCGATGCGCTGGTCTGGGCGCTGCATGAGTTGATGATTGCGCCGGCGGCAAAATGGCGGCAGCCGGGGGTGCGGTCGCTGTAATCGCAAGCGGCCGCGTTTGGGGCAGGCGGTGGGATTTAGGTATTTGGGAAAGGGTGCAGGGGGGCGTTGGGATGCATTTTCGACCGGCGTGATTGGGGTGATGGGTGGGTATTTCGGTATTTTTCAACGGGTGCAGGGGCGCGACCTGTGCGGGAAAGGGGGGCTTTGGCCCTCCTTTTTTGCGTTGCGTCCGGGTGCGTACGGTCAGGTTGGGGCGCTTTAGGATTTGGGTGGCAGTTTGTGTTCAACGACCTGAAGAGGCCCGTGACCGGGGCCTTGGGGAGATTTGCGAGAGGGCGGCGGCATGTTTGATTTTCTGCGACGGGGCACGGTGGAGGTGGCCGAGGTAAAGGCGTCGGCGACGGGGCGGGTGGTGGCGATGCATTCATCGGGCCGCGTGGCCTGGAGCCCGCGTGACACGGTATCGCTGACCAAGACCGGATTTGCCGCCAATCCCGTCGGCTTTCGCTGTGTGAAGCTGATCGCGGAAGCCGCGGCGGCCTTGCCTGTGGTGTTGCAGGACGCCGAGCGTCGCTATGAGCAGCACCCGGTGTTGGCGCTGATGGCGCGGCCCAACGGGGCGCAGGGGCGTGCGGAGCTGCTTGAAGCGCTTTATGCGCAGCTGCTGCTGTCGGGGGACGGATATGTGGAGGCGGTGGCGGGCGAGGTCGGCGCGCCGGTGGAGCTGCATGTGCTGCGCTCGGACCGGATGTCGGTGGTGCCGGGCGGGGACGGCTGGCCGGTGGCCTATGAATACGCGGTGGGCGGGCGCAAGCACCGCTTTGACGTGGGCGAGATTTCTCCGATCTGCCACGTGCGAAATTTTCATCCGCAGGACGATCATTATGGGTTCAGCCCTATGCAGGCGGCGGCGACGGCGGTGGATGTGCATAACGCGGCCTCGCGCTGGTCAAAGGCGCTGTTGGACAATGCCGCGCGGCCTTCGGGGGCGATCATCTACAAGGGGGCCGAGGGGCAGGGCAGCATGAGCAACGACCAGTACGAGCGGCTGGTCAGCGAGATGGAGAGCCACCATCAGGGCGCGCGCAATGCGGGACGGCCCATGCTGCTGGAGGGCGGGCTGGACTGGAAGCCGATGGGGTTTTCGCCCTCGGACATGGAATTTCAGAAGACCAAGGAGGCGGCGGCGCGCGAGATCGCCCTGGCGTTCGGAGTGCCGCCGATGCTGCTGGGGGTCGCGGGGGATGCGACCTATGCCAACTACCAGGAGGCGCACCGGGCATTTTTCCGGCTGACGGTGGTGCCGCTTGCCACGCGGGTCACGGCGGTGCTGAGCCATTGGCTGTCGGGCTTCACCGGAGAGGCGGTCGAGCTGCGGCCCGATCTGGACCAGGTGCCGGCCCTCGCCCCCGAGCGCGACGCGCAATGGAGCCGGATCGCGGGCGCGGATTTCCTGACGGATGCAGAAAAGCGCAGCCTGCTGGGACTGCCTGCGGTGGCCATCGATGAGTGATCTGCCGGTGGAGCGATTTCAATGCGCGCCGGGGATGCGGCTGCAGGCGCATGAGCGGGTGAGTGCCATTCATTTCGACAATCTGACGGCGCGGCTCGACCGGATCGAGGTGATGATGGAGAGGCTTGAGAAGCGGCTGTGGCTGACGGTCTACGGTGTGGTGGCGGTGATTTTGGCGCAGGGCGTGCAATCGTTCCTGGTGGTGGCGCCCTAGGCGGGCGAAAATTCGGGAGACTTCAGATGGATATGAGTGGGAATGACTTCGGCCTCGCGCCGGAAACCGGGGAAGGATTGCCCGGTCTGGAGCGCAAGTTCGTTAAGTTCGACAGCGCGGCGCCCGTCGCCGACGGGGTCGAGATCAGCGGCTATGCCTCGTTCTTTGGGGACGTCGATCAGGGCAATGACGTCGTGTTGCAGGGCGCCTATGCCCGGAGCCTTGCGGTGCTGGGCGCGGCCAAGCGCGGCGTCAAGATGCTGTGGCAGCACGATCCGGCGCAGCCGATCGGCGTGTGGGATGTGGTGCGCGAGGATGCGCGGGGGCTGTTCGTCAAGGGCCGGATTCTCAAGAGCGTGGCGAAGGGACGTGAGGCGATCGCGCTGATCGAGGCGGGTGCGATTGACGGGCTGTCGATCGGTTACCGCACGGTGAAGGCCAGCAAGAATACCAAGGGCCAGCGGCTCTTGCAGGAACTGGAGCTTTGGGAGGTGTCGCTGGTGACCTTTCCGATGCTGCCCAGTGCGCGGGTCGGCGCAAAGGCGGAGGGATTTCGCGCCTTTGGCGACGTGCTGCGCGACATGGCGGAGATGTTCGAGGCGGCGCGGGCCGATTTGAACGCCCCGCGAGTGCAACCAAGCAAAGGGGAATGCGGATGAGCAGGACCGAAGAGACGACCGGGGTCGCGCAGTCCCCGGCGGAGGAGGTGCGGCGAGCCGTGAGCGGTTTCGTAAGCGACTTCAAAGGCTTTCAGGCCGAGATTGAGACCAAACTTCAACAAACGGAAGAGCGAGTGAACATGCTGGATCGAAAGACAATCACGGCGGCGCGTCCGCCATTGGGCGGTGCCGTGGATGCGGGTGCGCCCCATCAAAAGGCATTCAATGCCTACCTGCGCAACGGCGACGATGACGGTCTGCGCGGGCTGGAGTTGGAGGGTAAGGCGCTGTCGACGGCCGTGAACT
Protein-coding regions in this window:
- the fabG gene encoding 3-oxoacyl-[acyl-carrier-protein] reductase, with the protein product MFDLTGKCALVTGASGGIGADIARALHAQGARVGLSGTRTDPLEALAGELGERAHVLPCNLSDMEAVAALPKQAAEAMGAVDILVNNAGITRDNLFMRMSDDEWQSVIDVNLTATRVLCKGVMRGMMKARWGRIVNVSSIVGATGNPGQANYAASKAGMIAMGKSLAYEVASRGITVNAVAPGFIETAMTDKLTDDQKAGIMGQIPAGRMGTPNEIASAVVYLASPEAAYVTGATLHVNGGMAML
- a CDS encoding acyl carrier protein, which encodes MSDVAERVKKIVVEHLGVEEDKVVENASFIDDLGADSLDTVELVMAFEEEFGIEIPDDAAENIQTFGDAVKFIKEAS
- a CDS encoding GNAT family N-acetyltransferase encodes the protein MSRSIPTINTQRLSLRAMRAEDFQRFAEIWAKPSVVVHISGKPWPKSRSWDAFLRNAGHWQIVGFGQWAVQVHRQSQMAGQTGFFFGSRGLGEDFDPFPEAGWVLDPGAQGQGLGLEAARAAHDWFDRVVAGRTVCMITPDNESSLRIATTLGYVPLRETEVDGDPVQLMTRKGPPV
- the fabF gene encoding beta-ketoacyl-ACP synthase II; this translates as MRRVVVTGLGLVTPLADGVEESWKRILDGQSGAGPITQFDASRVVTQYACEVPRGDGSDGTFNPDAYMAPKDQRKVDTFILFGMAAAQQAVEDAGWMPEDRESLERTGVLIGSGIGGLNSIANTAVMMAEKGPKRVSPFFVPGALINLISGQVSIKYGFRGPNHSVVTACSTGAHAIGDASRLIQHGDADVMIAGGAEAAICEIGIAGFNACKALSTKRGDEPQKASRPYDADRDGFVMGEGAGIVVLEEYEHAKARGAKIYAEVIGYGLSGDAYHITAPSEDGEGGERSMRAALRNAGLEPADIDYINAHGTSTMADTIELGAVERMMGDAAGKVTMSSTKSATGHLLGAAGAIEGIFSILAIRDQIAPPTINLDNPAVETKVDLAPNKAVKREIKVALSNSFGFGGTNASVLFGKVD
- the mltG gene encoding endolytic transglycosylase MltG; amino-acid sequence: MWRHVAANALTFLMVGLFLLGGLILWGRAQYDAPGPLSEAVCVQVDRGSSMRRVSNDLAEQGAVTSAAIFRIGADYEEKTGQLKAGSFLVEPEASMQEIVDTITRGGASTCGTEVVYRIGVNRVSVQVRELDPATNRFAELASFEPGVDETPPEYSETIAEADTRLRIAMAEGVTSWQVANALNTLDILEGEISETPPEGSLAPDSYEVRRGDDRAALIARMTAAQEANIAAAWEARDADLPIDSPEELLTLASIIEKETAVADERPQVASVFVNRLNQGMRLQTDPTVIYGITRGEGILGRGLRRSELRAETPYNTYVIPALPPTPIANPGRASLMAAAQPDESPYIFFVADGTGGHAFAETLDEHNRNVARWREIEAERAAAGEAASE
- a CDS encoding DNA-packaging protein, translated to MPHQLPPEGDWRAWVIMGGRGAGKTRAGAEWVRSVVEGSRPLDPGRCRRVALVGETIEQVREVMIFGDSGILACSPPDRRPDWEASRKRLVWPNGAVATIHTAHDPEGLRGPQFDAAWVDELAKWKRGQETWDMLQFALRLGDAPQVCVTTTPRNVGVLKALLAAPSTVLTQAPTEANRANLAASFLEEVRARYRGTRLGRQELDGVLLADAEGALWPSALIEKCGTARPGDLDRIVVAVDPAVSSGAASDACGIVVAGVRMQGPPQDWRAVVLADRTVQGLGPTGWARAAIDAMTEFGADRLVAEVNQGGQLVQEVIRQVDPMVPYKGVHASRGKVARAEPVAALYEQGRVGHLEGLEALEDQMTKMTARGYEGTGSPDRVDALVWALHELMIAPAAKWRQPGVRSL
- a CDS encoding phage portal protein — encoded protein: MFDFLRRGTVEVAEVKASATGRVVAMHSSGRVAWSPRDTVSLTKTGFAANPVGFRCVKLIAEAAAALPVVLQDAERRYEQHPVLALMARPNGAQGRAELLEALYAQLLLSGDGYVEAVAGEVGAPVELHVLRSDRMSVVPGGDGWPVAYEYAVGGRKHRFDVGEISPICHVRNFHPQDDHYGFSPMQAAATAVDVHNAASRWSKALLDNAARPSGAIIYKGAEGQGSMSNDQYERLVSEMESHHQGARNAGRPMLLEGGLDWKPMGFSPSDMEFQKTKEAAAREIALAFGVPPMLLGVAGDATYANYQEAHRAFFRLTVVPLATRVTAVLSHWLSGFTGEAVELRPDLDQVPALAPERDAQWSRIAGADFLTDAEKRSLLGLPAVAIDE
- a CDS encoding GTA head formation protein, RCAP_rcc01685 family — protein: MSDLPVERFQCAPGMRLQAHERVSAIHFDNLTARLDRIEVMMERLEKRLWLTVYGVVAVILAQGVQSFLVVAP
- a CDS encoding HK97 family phage prohead protease produces the protein MDMSGNDFGLAPETGEGLPGLERKFVKFDSAAPVADGVEISGYASFFGDVDQGNDVVLQGAYARSLAVLGAAKRGVKMLWQHDPAQPIGVWDVVREDARGLFVKGRILKSVAKGREAIALIEAGAIDGLSIGYRTVKASKNTKGQRLLQELELWEVSLVTFPMLPSARVGAKAEGFRAFGDVLRDMAEMFEAARADLNAPRVQPSKGECG